In one Buteo buteo chromosome 10, bButBut1.hap1.1, whole genome shotgun sequence genomic region, the following are encoded:
- the CRLF1 gene encoding cytokine receptor-like factor 1 isoform X1, whose protein sequence is MPLLLSPPLLLLLFFSLCLSFLHAEPLAYPAVISPQDPTLLIGSSLVATCTVSPDFHLKAEDLYWTLNGRRLPAASYAALGPTTLSVALARLNGSKQQSGDNLVCHSRDGGILAGSCLYVGLPPEKPVNITCWSKNMKDLTCKWAPGTEGETFLHTNYTLKYKLRWYGRDNTCQEYHTAGPYSCHIPKDLALFTPYEIWVEASNRLGVAVSDVVMLDILDVVTTDPPSDVHVSRVGDLEDQLSVRWSSPPALKDFLFQAKYQIQYRVEDSSEWKVVDDVGNQTSCRLAGLRPGTVYFVQVRCNPFGIYGSKKAGIWSDWSNPTAASTPRSERAAGGCDPKGGEQNTTLRRELKQFFGWVKKHAYGCSNLGIKLYDQWRVWLQKSHKTRNQVLPGDKL, encoded by the exons ACCCCGCAGTGATTTCCCCCCAAGACCCCACCCTGCTGATCGGCTCCTCGCTGGTCGCCACGTGCACGGTCAGCCCGGACTTTCACCTGAAAGCCGAGGACCTGTACTGGACCCTGAACGGCCGGCGCCTGCCCGCCGCCTCCTACGCCGCCCTCGGCCCCACCACGCTCAGCGTGGCCCTCGCTCGCCTCAACGGCTCCAAGCAGCAGTCGGGGGACAACCTGGTGTGTCACAGCAGAGACGGCGGCATCTTGGCCGGCTCCTGCCTTTACGTTGGAC tACCCCCAGAGAAACCAGTCAACATCACCTGCTGGTCCAAAAACATGAAGGACCTCACCTGCAAGTGGGCGCCGGGGACGGAAGGGGAGACGTTCCTGCACACCAACTACACCCTCAAGTACAAGCTCAG GTGGTACGGCCGAGACAACACGTGCCAGGAGTACCACACGGCCGGACCCTACTCCTGCCACATCCCCAAGGACCTGGCCCTCTTCACGCCCTACGAGATCTGGGTGGAGGCGTCCAACCGGCTGGGGGTGGCCGTCTCCGACGTCGTCATGTTGGACATCCTCGACGTGG TCACCACCGACCCGCCGTCGGACGTGCACGTCAGCCGGGTGGGGGACCTGGAGGACCAGCTGAGCGTGCGCTGGAGCTCCCCGCCGGCTCTCAAGGATTTCCTCTTCCAAGCCAAGTACCAGATCCAGTACCGGGTGGAGGACAGCTCGGAGTGGAAG GTGGTGGACGACGTGGGCAACCAGACGTCCTGCCGTCTGGCCGGCCTCCGCCCCGGCACCGTCTACTTTGTCCAGGTGCGCTGTAATCCCTTCGGCATCTACGGCTCCAAAAAAGCCGGCATCTGGAGCGACTGGAGCAACCCCACCGCCGCCTCCACCCCGCGCAGCG AGCGAGCGGCGGGGGGCTGCGACCCCAAAGGGGGGGAGCAAAACACGACGCTGCGGCGGGAGCTGAAGCAGTTTTTCGGGTGGGTGAAGAAACACGCCTACGGCTGCTCCAACCTCGGCATCAAGCTCTACGACCAGTGGCGCGTGTGGCTGCAGAAATCGCACAAAACACGCAACCAG GTTCTTCCCGGCGATAAGTTGTAG
- the CRLF1 gene encoding cytokine receptor-like factor 1 isoform X3 — MPLLLSPPLLLLLFFSLCLSFLHAEPLACEYREAPVRPRSDFPPRPHPADRLLAGRHVHGQPGLSPESRGPVLDPERPAPARRLLRRPRPHHAQRGPRSPQRLQAAVGGQPVPPEKPVNITCWSKNMKDLTCKWAPGTEGETFLHTNYTLKYKLRWYGRDNTCQEYHTAGPYSCHIPKDLALFTPYEIWVEASNRLGVAVSDVVMLDILDVVTTDPPSDVHVSRVGDLEDQLSVRWSSPPALKDFLFQAKYQIQYRVEDSSEWKVVDDVGNQTSCRLAGLRPGTVYFVQVRCNPFGIYGSKKAGIWSDWSNPTAASTPRSERAAGGCDPKGGEQNTTLRRELKQFFGWVKKHAYGCSNLGIKLYDQWRVWLQKSHKTRNQVLPGDKL; from the exons ACCCCGCAGTGATTTCCCCCCAAGACCCCACCCTGCTGATCGGCTCCTCGCTGGTCGCCACGTGCACGGTCAGCCCGGACTTTCACCTGAAAGCCGAGGACCTGTACTGGACCCTGAACGGCCGGCGCCTGCCCGCCGCCTCCTACGCCGCCCTCGGCCCCACCACGCTCAGCGTGGCCCTCGCTCGCCTCAACGGCTCCAAGCAGCAGTCGGGGGACAACCTG tACCCCCAGAGAAACCAGTCAACATCACCTGCTGGTCCAAAAACATGAAGGACCTCACCTGCAAGTGGGCGCCGGGGACGGAAGGGGAGACGTTCCTGCACACCAACTACACCCTCAAGTACAAGCTCAG GTGGTACGGCCGAGACAACACGTGCCAGGAGTACCACACGGCCGGACCCTACTCCTGCCACATCCCCAAGGACCTGGCCCTCTTCACGCCCTACGAGATCTGGGTGGAGGCGTCCAACCGGCTGGGGGTGGCCGTCTCCGACGTCGTCATGTTGGACATCCTCGACGTGG TCACCACCGACCCGCCGTCGGACGTGCACGTCAGCCGGGTGGGGGACCTGGAGGACCAGCTGAGCGTGCGCTGGAGCTCCCCGCCGGCTCTCAAGGATTTCCTCTTCCAAGCCAAGTACCAGATCCAGTACCGGGTGGAGGACAGCTCGGAGTGGAAG GTGGTGGACGACGTGGGCAACCAGACGTCCTGCCGTCTGGCCGGCCTCCGCCCCGGCACCGTCTACTTTGTCCAGGTGCGCTGTAATCCCTTCGGCATCTACGGCTCCAAAAAAGCCGGCATCTGGAGCGACTGGAGCAACCCCACCGCCGCCTCCACCCCGCGCAGCG AGCGAGCGGCGGGGGGCTGCGACCCCAAAGGGGGGGAGCAAAACACGACGCTGCGGCGGGAGCTGAAGCAGTTTTTCGGGTGGGTGAAGAAACACGCCTACGGCTGCTCCAACCTCGGCATCAAGCTCTACGACCAGTGGCGCGTGTGGCTGCAGAAATCGCACAAAACACGCAACCAG GTTCTTCCCGGCGATAAGTTGTAG
- the CRLF1 gene encoding cytokine receptor-like factor 1 isoform X2, with the protein MPLLLSPPLLLLLFFSLCLSFLHAEPLAYPAVISPQDPTLLIGSSLVATCTVSPDFHLKAEDLYWTLNGRRLPAASYAALGPTTLSVALARLNGSKQQSGDNLVCHSRDGGILAGSCLYVGLPPEKPVNITCWSKNMKDLTCKWAPGTEGETFLHTNYTLKYKLRWYGRDNTCQEYHTAGPYSCHIPKDLALFTPYEIWVEASNRLGVAVSDVVMLDILDVVTTDPPSDVHVSRVGDLEDQLSVRWSSPPALKDFLFQAKYQIQYRVEDSSEWKVVDDVGNQTSCRLAGLRPGTVYFVQVRCNPFGIYGSKKAGIWSDWSNPTAASTPRSERAAGGCDPKGGEQNTTLRRELKQFFGWVKKHAYGCSNLGIKLYDQWRVWLQKSHKTRNQVGSSRR; encoded by the exons ACCCCGCAGTGATTTCCCCCCAAGACCCCACCCTGCTGATCGGCTCCTCGCTGGTCGCCACGTGCACGGTCAGCCCGGACTTTCACCTGAAAGCCGAGGACCTGTACTGGACCCTGAACGGCCGGCGCCTGCCCGCCGCCTCCTACGCCGCCCTCGGCCCCACCACGCTCAGCGTGGCCCTCGCTCGCCTCAACGGCTCCAAGCAGCAGTCGGGGGACAACCTGGTGTGTCACAGCAGAGACGGCGGCATCTTGGCCGGCTCCTGCCTTTACGTTGGAC tACCCCCAGAGAAACCAGTCAACATCACCTGCTGGTCCAAAAACATGAAGGACCTCACCTGCAAGTGGGCGCCGGGGACGGAAGGGGAGACGTTCCTGCACACCAACTACACCCTCAAGTACAAGCTCAG GTGGTACGGCCGAGACAACACGTGCCAGGAGTACCACACGGCCGGACCCTACTCCTGCCACATCCCCAAGGACCTGGCCCTCTTCACGCCCTACGAGATCTGGGTGGAGGCGTCCAACCGGCTGGGGGTGGCCGTCTCCGACGTCGTCATGTTGGACATCCTCGACGTGG TCACCACCGACCCGCCGTCGGACGTGCACGTCAGCCGGGTGGGGGACCTGGAGGACCAGCTGAGCGTGCGCTGGAGCTCCCCGCCGGCTCTCAAGGATTTCCTCTTCCAAGCCAAGTACCAGATCCAGTACCGGGTGGAGGACAGCTCGGAGTGGAAG GTGGTGGACGACGTGGGCAACCAGACGTCCTGCCGTCTGGCCGGCCTCCGCCCCGGCACCGTCTACTTTGTCCAGGTGCGCTGTAATCCCTTCGGCATCTACGGCTCCAAAAAAGCCGGCATCTGGAGCGACTGGAGCAACCCCACCGCCGCCTCCACCCCGCGCAGCG AGCGAGCGGCGGGGGGCTGCGACCCCAAAGGGGGGGAGCAAAACACGACGCTGCGGCGGGAGCTGAAGCAGTTTTTCGGGTGGGTGAAGAAACACGCCTACGGCTGCTCCAACCTCGGCATCAAGCTCTACGACCAGTGGCGCGTGTGGCTGCAGAAATCGCACAAAACACGCAACCAGGTAG GTTCTTCCCGGCGATAA